One region of Vigna angularis cultivar LongXiaoDou No.4 chromosome 10, ASM1680809v1, whole genome shotgun sequence genomic DNA includes:
- the LOC108334609 gene encoding putative receptor-like protein kinase At3g47110, with translation MVDVASALHYLHHECEQPIIHCDLKPSNVLLDNEMVPRVSDFGIAKLLSTINDTTSKQTSTIGIKGTLGYIPPEYGVSSEVSTYGDIFSFGILVLEMLTGKSPTDEMFEDGQNLHNFVTVSFPDNLLQILDPLLVPTEEAAALKENKWNLDPNVEMCLVSLFRIGISCSTKSPKDRMNIADVTRELNRISEYFLVGVETSK, from the exons ATGGTGGATGTTGCTTCTGCATTACATTATCTTCATCATGAATGTGAGCAACCAATAATTCATTGTGATTTAAAGCCAAGTAATGTCCTCCTCGACAATGAGATGGTTCCTCGTGTGAGTGATTTTGGCATAGCAAAACTTCTCTCAACCATCAATGATACCACTTCTAAACAAACAAGTACAATTGGAATAAAGGGAACTCTTGGCTATATTCCTCCAG AGTATGGAGTGAGCTCTGAAGTATCAACTTACGGTGACATATTCAGCTTTGGGATTCTTGTGCTGGAAATGCTTACAGGAAAAAGTCCCACAGATGAAATGTTTGAAGATGGTCAAAATCTTCATAACTTTGTAACAGTTTCATTTCCTGATAATCTTTTGCAAATTTTGGATCCACTACTTGTTCCAACAGAGGAAGCAGCAGcattgaaagaaaacaaatggAATCTTGATCCAAATGTTGAGATGTGCTTAGTTTCCCTTTTCAGGATTGGGATTTCTTGTTCTACGAAATCACCAAAAGATAGAATGAATATCGCTGATGTCACTAGGGAGCTTAACCGAATCAGTGAGTACTTTCTTGTTG GTGTGGAAACATCAAAGTAG
- the LOC108335994 gene encoding rop guanine nucleotide exchange factor 14, which translates to MLRMRKRLACCTRGSKFSIDLDERERIMTYNGLESCMLNNQSYEDESRTSRGDECITDSFDDDSSCSSSKDAFGSFSSNCLTMKRDDKGLEEWELSESPQDFYAKEKTFGMDHSDIQAMKEIFSKLLLGEDVTGGTKGLNTALALSNAITNLSVTVFGELWKLEPLSEEMKRKWQREIDWSLSPTNYMVELVPSTQSGADGGMFEIMTSKPRADILMNLPALQKLDSMLIETLDSMTNMEFWYAEGGNKAEGRETNAQHSKKWGLPSPKVPKCGLSDTEKKKLLHQGGVVRQVFKAAKSINESVLYEMPVPAIIKDALAKSGKANLGHELNKVLAAESSSPEDMLKSLNLKSEHVVLETVNKLEAAILSWKERIAEHAGGKHQARSTWSSFVKDPALEVDKLKLLSIRAETLLQLIKIRHPNLPQTFVDAAKVQYGKDIGHSILEAYSRVLANLAFCILSRIGEVLQEDSLSNPNSPMVAENSPGMNLSQTRVVDSHIKQSLLDKMNKTDGQYCDSSSYSTCDIEHSSFHTKSRSMTATPNQSGSWRISREVCSSLSPRNSP; encoded by the exons ATGTTGAGGATGAGAAAAAGGCTAGCATGCTGCACCAGAGGAAGCAAATTTAGCATCGATCTTGATGAGCGAGAGA GGATTATGACATACAATGGCCTTGAGAGTTGCATGTTGAATAACCAGTCCTACGAAGATGAGAGCAGAACAAGTAGAGGAGATGAATGCATAACTGATTCATTTGACGATGATTCCAGTTGTTCCTCCAGCAAGGATGCTTTTGGATCATTCTCTTCAAACTGTTTAACGATGAAAAGGGACGATAAAGGATTGGAGGAATGGGAGCTCTCAGAAAGTCCTCAAGATTTTTATGCCAAAGAGAAGACTTTTGGTATGGACCATTCAGATATACAAGCCATGAAGGAAATATTTTCGAAGCTTTTGCTTGGTGAAGATGTTACAGGGGGAACCAAGGGTCTCAATACAGCTTTGGCGCTATCTAACGCCATCACAAACCTATCAG TGACGGTTTTTGGAGAGCTGTGGAAATTGGAACCACTATCTgaagaaatgaagagaaaatggcAGAGAGAGATAGACTGGTCATTGTCTCCTACCAACTATATGGTTGAGCTTGTTCCCTCTACGCAAAGCGGTGCCGATGGTGGGATGTTTGAG ATAATGACCTCAAAGCCTCGTGCAGACATCCTCATGAATCTTCCGGCACTTCAGAAGTTGGATTCTATGCTGATT GAGACACTAGATTCGATGACGAATATGGAGTTTTGGTATGCAGAGGGAGGAAACAAGGCAGAAGGGAGGGAGACAAATGCACAGCATAGCAAAAAATGGGGGCTTCCATCACCCAAAGTTCCAAAATGTGGTCTTTCTGACACTGAAAAAAAGAAGCTGCTTCATCAGGGTGGGGTGGTGCGTCAAGTATTCAAGGCTGCCAAATCCATCAATGAAAGTGTCTTGTATGAAATGCCTGTGCCAGCGATTATTAAAGACGCACTTGCAAAG TCTGGAAAGGCAAACCTTGGACACGAATTGAACAAGGTTTTGGCTGCTGAATCAAGCTCTCCAGAAGACATGCTTAAATCGCTCAACTTGAAATCCGAACATGTTGTCCTAGAGACTGTTAATAAACTGGAAGCTGCTATATTGTCATGGAAAGAGAGAATTGCAGAACATGCTGGTGGAAAACACCAAGCTCGTTCCACGTGGTCATCTTTTGTGAAGGATCCTGCGTTAGAGGTTGATAAACTGAAGTTATTATCGATCCGTGCTGAAACACTACTGCAGCTGATTAAAATCAGACACCCAAACCTTCCTCAAACATTTGTCGATGCAGCCAAAGTTCAATATGGCAAG GATATTGGACATTCCATTTTGGAAGCATATTCCAGAGTTCTAGCAAATTTAGCCTTCTGCATTCTGTCTAGAATAGGAGAAGTATTGCAGGAGGATTCTTTAAGCAATCCGAATTCACCTATGGTGGCAGAAAACTCTCCTGGGATGAATCTTTCTCAAACTAGGGTGGTGGATTCACATATCAAGCAGTCCTTACTTGATAAGATGAACAAAACAGATGGGCAATATTGTGATTCTAGCTCTTACAGTACTTGTGATATAGAACATTCTTCTTTCCATACGAAATCGAGATCTATGACAGCCACGCCAAACCAGAGTGGTAGCTGGCGCATTAGTAGAGAAGTTTGTTCAAGTCTGTCTCCTAGAAATTCTCCATAG